Proteins from a single region of Pangasianodon hypophthalmus isolate fPanHyp1 chromosome 7, fPanHyp1.pri, whole genome shotgun sequence:
- the slc43a3b gene encoding solute carrier family 43 member 3b, which produces MAGTGRYWFTLISGLLECLCFAGILFGWASLVFVLKSDGFFSYLCVNSTVNGTITKDCSEQDEQLSVIFTIASFMNNFFTLPNGFVFDHFGTTVTRLLGISIYTTGTLLIAFSNVALSVLLYPALSLIAIGGILFLVTNMQVGNLFGARRSTIITLYNGAFDSSSAVFLVVKLLYQDGVSLRSSLIFLSCCSVFHLIRTFLLMPRRHIPYPLPENYTYGLRCGDAQTSSESENVSGKSNVQNYEATETTPFKEDNSAKTKNPDMPVRSFKSCIFSWFFLWHLLWLSIMQLRHYLFIGTLNPMLNHLAAGDPSLVSTYTNAFAFTQLCGILCAPWNGLIMDRNKGKPREKGQSESEADLKAAILSLCVTVVQCVLFSLCAAIPLLPLQYLTFILQVLNRSFLYGGNAAFISVAFPPAHFGKLYGTVMALSAVVSLLQYPCFSLINGPLDGDPFAVNVALTILSCLAFIHPLYVFLHCRRQAARRADSDKTTSS; this is translated from the exons ATGGCAGGCACTGGACGTTATTGGTTCACACTGATCTCAGGCCTGTTGGAGTGTTTGTGCTTCGCCGGCATCCTGTTTGGATGGGCCTCGCTGGTCTTCGTGCTGAAGAGTGATGGCTTCTTCAGCTACCTGTGTGTAAACAGCACGGTCAATGGGACCATTACCAAAG ATTGCAGTGAGCAGGATGAGCAGCTCTCCGTTATCTTCACTATTGCCTCCTTCATGAACAACTTCTTCACTCTGCCCAATGGTTTTGTGTTTGACCATTTTGGCACCACCGTGACCAGACTCCTAGGAAT ATCTATCTACACCACTGGGACCTTATTGATAGCCTTCTCAAATGTTG cACTATCAGTCCTCCTCtatcctgctctctctcttattGCTATTGGAGGAATACTTTTCTTAGTCACTAACATGCAg GTGGGGAATCTCTTTGGAGCCCGTCGGTCCACTATCATCACTCTGTATAATGGAGCCTTTGACTCTTCCTCTGCTGTCTTCCTTGTTgtcaag CTGCTGTATCAAGATGGAGTGTCCCTCCGTTCCTCGCTCATCTTCTTGTCCTGTTGCAGTGTTTTTCATCTGATTCGCACCTTCCTGCTGATGCCTCGCAGACACATCCCCTACCCTCTTCCTGAGAACTACACCTATGG GCTGAGATGTGGGGATGCTCAGACTTCTAGTGAGTCAGAAAATGTAAGTGGTAAGAGCAATGTCCAGAATTATGAGGCTACAGAGACAACCCCATTTAAAGAAGACAATTCTGCCAAGACCAAGAATCCAGACATGCCAg TGCGAAGCTTCAAAAGCTGCATCTTCTCTTGGTTCTTCTTATGGCATCTGCTCTGGTTGTCAATCATGCAGCTTAGACACTACCTGTTCATTGGGACTCTTAACCCCATGCTCAACCACCTAGCAGCTGGGGACCCCAGCCTtg TGAGTACATATACAAATGCGTTTGCCTTCACCCAGCTGTGTGGGATACTGTGTGCCCCCTGGAATGGGCTCATTATGGACCGGAATAAAGGAAAACCCAGGGAAAAAG GCCAGAGTGAAAGTGAGGCAGACTTAAAGGCAGCCatactgtctctgtgtgtgacagtggtgcagtgtgtgctCTTCTCCCTGTGTGCTGCCATTCCTCTACTACCCCTGCAGTACCTCACCTTTATATTACAGGTTCTCAATAGGTCCTTCCTGTATGGAGGGAACGCAGCTTTCATCAGCGTGGC GTTCCCTCCTGCACATTTTGGAAAGCTGTACGGAACAGTGATGGCTCTCTCAGCAGTGGTGTCACTCCTACAGTATCCCTGCTTCTCACTTATCAATGGACCTCTTGATGGAGATCCATTTGCT GTGAATGTTGCTCTGACCATCCTGAGCTGCCTGGCCTTTATCCATCCTCTCTATGTTTTCCTGCACTGCCGGCGTCAAGCAGCTCGACGGGCCGACTCTGATAAAACTACCTCCTCTTAA